The genomic region ACACCCCCGAGGCCATCCGCCGCTTCTGGGACGAGGCCGGCGTCGCCAAACGACCCAACAACATCCACTTCTCCAAACTCGAAGCCCTCCTCCGCGACGACCTTAATAAGCGAGCCCAGCGCCGCATGGCGGTCCTCGACCCGCTCAAGGTCGTCATCAGCAACTACCCCGAGGGACAGGTCGAGCAGATGGAGCTGGTCAACAACCCCGAAGACACCGCCGTTGGCACCCGCACCGCGCCGTTCTCCAGAGAGATCTGGATCGAGCGCGACGACTTCATGGAAGACCCGCCCAAAAAGTTTTTCCGCCTCGGCCCCGGCCGAGAAGTCCGCCTCCGCGGGGGCTACTGGATCGCCTGCCAGGAGTTCATCAAGGACGACGCCGGCAACGTCATCGAGCTGCGCTGCACCTACGACCCCAACACCCGCGGCGGAGAGAACCCCCCACCCGACGCCGAGGGCAAAGTCCGCAAGGTCAAAGGAACCCTCCACTGGGTCAGCGTCGATCACGCCCTCGACGCCGAGGTCCGCGTCTACGAGCACCTCTTCACCAAAGAGAACCCCGAAGACGGCGACCTCGCCGACAACATCAACCCCATCTCCCTCAAAGTCCTCACCGGCTGCAAACTCGAACCCGCCCTCGCACAAGCCGCCATCGGCGAACCCATCCAGTTCGAACGCCTCGGCTACTTCACGAAGGACCCGGACAGCACCGCGGAGCGCGTCTTGTTCAACCGGACGGTAACCCTCAAGGACACCTGGGCGAAGGAGCAGGGCAGGGGTTAAAGGCGATCGATCGGTGTCAAGAGCGTTCAGCAGGAGAAGCGGGCATGCTCAAGCGTTGGTATCACCGGGTTAGGACACGGCTGCTGCCCGAAGTGCTCAGCCGCACGCTGACAATCCGGCGGCGTGACGACATGGAGGTGCTGGGTTCGGTGTACGGCGGGTGGTCCGTGCCGATCGGTCTGCTGGACGCGGGCTCGGTGGTGTACTGTGTCGGCTGCGGGGAGGACATCACCTTCGACCTGGCGCTGATCGAGCGTCTGGGGTGCGAGGTCTGGGCGTTTGACCCGACGCCTCGCGCCATCGCGCACGTCGAGCGTCACGGCGGGGACCAGCGATACCACTTCACGCCCGTCGGGATCTGGTCGGAGGACACGCGCGTCACCTTCTACCTGCCCGACAACGAGGAGCATGTGT from Phycisphaeraceae bacterium harbors:
- a CDS encoding FkbM family methyltransferase, which translates into the protein MLKRWYHRVRTRLLPEVLSRTLTIRRRDDMEVLGSVYGGWSVPIGLLDAGSVVYCVGCGEDITFDLALIERLGCEVWAFDPTPRAIAHVERHGGDQRYHFTPVGIWSEDTRVTFYLPDNEEHVSGSIVGLNGRGRSIEVEVRRLETVMREHGHDRIDLLKIDVEGAEYDVLHGMLDSPVRPRVLAVEFDQPTPWRRTSQLIRRLRGEGYELVEVRGWNYVFVRS